Proteins encoded by one window of Inmirania thermothiophila:
- a CDS encoding BolA family protein: MSRAERIEARLREALGAEHVEVVDESHRHAGHAGARDGRGHFAVTVIAPAFAGRGLLERHRMVYDALGTLMQTDIHALSIRALAPGETGA; the protein is encoded by the coding sequence ATGAGCCGGGCCGAGCGGATCGAGGCCCGCCTGCGCGAGGCCCTGGGCGCCGAGCACGTGGAGGTGGTGGACGAGAGCCATCGCCACGCGGGCCACGCCGGCGCCCGCGACGGGCGCGGCCACTTCGCCGTCACCGTGATCGCGCCGGCCTTCGCCGGGCGCGGCCTGCTGGAGCGCCACCGCATGGTCTACGACGCCCTCGGGACGCTGATGCAGACCGACATCCACGCCCTCTCCATCCGCGCCCTCGCCCCCGGGGAGACCGGCGCATGA
- the ligA gene encoding NAD-dependent DNA ligase LigA: protein MAVPEAVRARAEALRREIEYHNYRYYVLDDPVIPDAEYDRLLRELQQIEAMHPELVTPDSPTQRVGAPPRADFGEVPHAVPMLSLDNAFDEGEVAEFDRRVRERLGVARVAYACEPKFDGASVSLRYEDGVLVRAATRGDGRRGEDVTPNARTIRTVPLRLLGAGWPRVLEVRGEVVIPREAFARLNEARRAAGEPPFANPRNAAAGSLRQLDPGVTAARPLVFVPWGFGELSEPLAPTHSASLRRLAAWGFRLSGQLETAEGVEGCLAYYRRILAQRAAFPFEMDGVVYKVDDLAACEALGATARAPRWAVAHKFPAEEAATVVEAIEPSVGRTGVITPVAVLRPVQVGGVTVSRASLHNQDEVERKDVRVGDTVIVRRAGEVIPEVVAVVRDRRPPGTRPWRMPERCPVCGSRVERLPGEAAHRCMGGLYCPAQRKGAILHFASRRAMDIDGLGEKLVEQLVGRGLVRSPADLYRLRREDLVGLERMGEKSAQNLLRAIEASKETTLARFLYALGIPQVGEATAAALARHFGDLDAVMAADVEALQQVPDVGPVVATAIHDFFREAHNREVIEALRRAGVRWPREAPAARREAPLAGRTFVLTGTLTSMTREEAKARLEALGARVSGSVSRRTDALVVGAEPGSKLARARELGIEILDEAAFLDLLARLEGG from the coding sequence ATGGCGGTGCCGGAGGCGGTGCGCGCGCGGGCCGAGGCCCTGCGGCGCGAGATCGAGTATCACAACTACCGCTACTACGTCCTCGACGATCCGGTGATCCCGGACGCCGAGTACGACCGCCTGTTGCGGGAGCTGCAGCAGATCGAGGCCATGCACCCGGAGCTGGTGACCCCCGACTCGCCCACGCAGCGGGTGGGGGCGCCGCCGCGCGCGGACTTCGGCGAGGTCCCCCACGCCGTCCCCATGCTGTCGCTGGACAACGCCTTCGACGAGGGCGAGGTGGCAGAGTTCGACCGCCGCGTGCGCGAGCGCCTGGGGGTGGCGCGGGTGGCCTACGCCTGCGAGCCCAAGTTCGACGGCGCCTCGGTGAGCCTGCGCTACGAGGACGGAGTCCTGGTGCGGGCGGCGACCCGCGGCGACGGCCGGCGGGGCGAGGACGTCACCCCCAACGCCCGCACCATCCGCACCGTGCCGCTGCGCCTGCTGGGTGCGGGCTGGCCGCGGGTGCTGGAGGTGCGGGGCGAGGTGGTGATCCCGCGCGAGGCCTTCGCCCGCCTCAACGAGGCGAGGCGCGCCGCGGGCGAGCCGCCCTTCGCCAACCCGCGCAACGCCGCCGCTGGGAGCCTGCGCCAGCTCGACCCCGGGGTCACCGCCGCCCGCCCCCTGGTCTTCGTCCCCTGGGGCTTCGGCGAGCTGTCGGAGCCGCTGGCGCCGACGCACTCGGCGTCGCTGCGGCGGCTTGCAGCGTGGGGCTTCCGCCTCAGCGGGCAGCTCGAGACCGCGGAGGGGGTCGAGGGCTGCCTCGCCTACTACCGGCGCATCCTGGCGCAGCGCGCGGCCTTCCCCTTCGAGATGGACGGCGTGGTCTACAAGGTGGACGACCTCGCCGCCTGCGAGGCCCTCGGCGCCACCGCGCGCGCCCCGCGCTGGGCGGTGGCGCACAAGTTCCCGGCGGAGGAGGCCGCCACCGTGGTGGAGGCGATCGAGCCCTCGGTGGGGCGCACCGGGGTCATCACGCCGGTGGCGGTCCTGCGCCCGGTGCAGGTGGGCGGGGTCACGGTCAGCCGTGCCAGCCTCCACAACCAGGACGAGGTGGAGCGCAAGGACGTGCGCGTCGGCGACACCGTGATCGTGCGCCGCGCCGGTGAGGTGATCCCGGAGGTGGTGGCGGTGGTCCGCGACCGCCGCCCGCCCGGGACGCGGCCCTGGCGGATGCCCGAGCGCTGCCCGGTGTGCGGCTCGCGCGTCGAGCGCCTGCCGGGCGAGGCCGCCCACCGCTGCATGGGCGGACTCTACTGCCCGGCCCAGCGCAAGGGGGCGATCCTGCACTTCGCCTCGCGCCGGGCCATGGACATCGACGGCCTCGGCGAGAAGCTGGTGGAGCAGCTGGTGGGCCGCGGGCTGGTGCGCAGCCCGGCCGACCTCTACCGGCTGCGCCGGGAGGACCTGGTGGGTCTCGAGCGCATGGGGGAGAAGTCGGCGCAGAACCTGCTGCGGGCCATCGAGGCGAGCAAGGAGACGACCCTCGCCCGTTTCCTCTACGCCCTCGGCATCCCGCAGGTGGGCGAGGCCACGGCGGCGGCGCTGGCGCGCCACTTCGGCGACCTCGACGCGGTCATGGCGGCCGACGTGGAGGCGCTGCAGCAGGTCCCGGACGTGGGGCCGGTGGTGGCGACGGCGATCCACGACTTCTTCCGCGAGGCGCACAACCGCGAGGTCATCGAGGCCCTGCGGCGGGCCGGGGTCCGCTGGCCGCGGGAGGCGCCGGCCGCGCGCCGCGAGGCCCCCCTCGCCGGCCGGACCTTCGTCCTCACCGGGACCCTGACCTCCATGACCCGGGAGGAGGCGAAGGCGCGGCTCGAGGCCCTCGGGGCGAGGGTCAGCGGCAGCGTCTCGCGCCGCACCGACGCCTTGGTGGTCGGCGCCGAGCCCGGCTCGAAGCTCGCGCGCGCCCGCGAGCTCGGGATCGAGATCCTCGACGAGGCGGCCTTCCTCGACCTGCTGGCGCGGCTCGAGGGCGGCTGA
- a CDS encoding YciI family protein, translating to MLYAIIAEDHPESLARRRSARPAHLARLEALQAEGRLVLAGPFPAIDAPDPGPAGFSGSLIVAEFESQEAAERWAAEDPYQAAGVYARVTVRPFLKVLPR from the coding sequence ATGCTCTACGCCATCATCGCCGAGGACCACCCGGAAAGCCTCGCGCGGCGCCGCAGCGCGCGGCCCGCGCATCTCGCCCGCCTCGAGGCGCTGCAGGCCGAGGGCCGGCTGGTGCTGGCCGGGCCCTTCCCCGCCATCGACGCCCCGGACCCGGGTCCTGCGGGCTTCTCGGGCAGCCTCATCGTCGCCGAGTTCGAATCCCAGGAGGCGGCCGAGCGGTGGGCGGCCGAGGATCCCTACCAGGCCGCAGGGGTCTACGCCCGTGTGACCGTGCGGCCCTTCCTCAAGGTGCTGCCGCGATGA
- the smc gene encoding chromosome segregation protein SMC — MRLKRIRLAGFKSFVDPTTIQLPGRLIGIVGPNGCGKSNVIDAVRWVMGESSAKTLRGDSMADVIFNGSTSRKPVGQASVELVFDNADGGLGGQYARFAEISIRRTVTRDGQSAYYLNGTRCRRRDIMDVFLGTGLGPRSYSIIEQGMISRLIEARPEELRAYLEEAAGISRYKERRRETETRIRQTRENLERLQDLREEIGRRLEQLQRQARAAERYRALRAEARRLEARLWLVRRRRLQEALGALEARIGAAETAVEAAAADLRGIEARLDRAREAREGAAERFGAEQGRYYAHGAEVARLEQGLAHQRELAARLARELEEARSALAEARGHMEADRARLEALGGEIEAAVPAVEAARARAEQAAERLREAEARLAAWRRRREEQQQALHEARRAAEVERTRIQHLDRDLERLARRQAAAEEERAALDGGPLQAEIARLTEEGARLREVLATAEARLEESGRGLAAARRRGDEAAEALHRARSELQRLRGRLASLEALQQAALGRGDGAVRGWVERAGLAEAPRLAEALEVDPGWEQAVETVLGPALEAVCVEAVERFAEAAAALEGGHLTLVEPAEAAAGGARAGLEPLAARVRGGHAAELLAGILAAPDLATALAARAALAPGESVVTADGIWLGRGWLRVARARDERSGVLAREREIRSLRAEVSQAEARVAALEGEVAEAAAAVRTLEEAREEAARARHEAQRALARVEAELGGRRARLEHVEGRRARLEAELAELAAQRERDEVAVREARGRLEAALGHLATLEAQQREIEAQRRGLEEAVAEARERARGEREQAHGLEVRLEAQRAEEASTRRNLERAEARAGQLGQRQEALEAALREAEAPIEDLARRLEAALAARVEVEQALGQARQALEAVEAEIRELESARGEAERRLQARRDAVAALRAEREGLAARLQGVDEQLARLDGVDLEAEAAALAPQEDEAACAEALTAVEERIRRLGPVNLAAIEEHAQQEERKRYLDAQHEDLTTSLQTLEAAIRRIDRETRERFRDTFDRVNASLQALFPRLFGGGHAYLQMTGEDLLDTGVTVMARPPGKRISNIHLLSGGEKALTAVALVFAIFELNPSPFCMLDEVDAPLDEANVGRYCELVREMSERVQFIIITHNKTTMEIAEQLIGVTMNEPGVSRLVAVDVEDAVQMAAG, encoded by the coding sequence GTGCGGCTCAAGCGCATCCGGCTCGCCGGCTTCAAGTCCTTCGTCGACCCCACCACCATCCAGCTGCCCGGCCGGCTGATCGGCATCGTCGGCCCCAACGGCTGCGGCAAGTCCAACGTCATCGACGCCGTGCGCTGGGTCATGGGCGAGAGCTCGGCCAAGACCCTGCGCGGCGACTCCATGGCCGACGTCATCTTCAACGGCTCCACCTCCCGCAAGCCGGTAGGGCAGGCCTCGGTGGAGCTGGTCTTCGACAACGCCGACGGCGGCCTCGGCGGGCAGTACGCGCGCTTCGCCGAGATCTCCATCCGCCGCACCGTCACCCGCGACGGCCAGTCCGCCTACTACCTCAACGGCACCCGCTGCCGGCGGCGCGACATCATGGACGTCTTCCTCGGCACCGGGCTCGGGCCGCGCAGCTACTCCATCATCGAGCAGGGCATGATCTCGCGCCTGATCGAGGCCCGCCCGGAGGAGCTGCGCGCCTACCTCGAGGAGGCCGCGGGGATCTCCCGCTACAAGGAGCGGCGGCGCGAGACCGAGACGCGCATCCGCCAGACCCGCGAGAACCTCGAGCGGCTCCAGGACCTGCGCGAGGAGATCGGGCGCCGGCTCGAGCAGCTGCAGCGCCAGGCCCGGGCGGCCGAACGCTACCGCGCGCTGCGGGCGGAGGCGCGGCGGCTGGAGGCGCGGCTGTGGCTGGTGCGGCGGCGCCGCCTGCAGGAGGCACTGGGCGCGCTGGAGGCCCGCATCGGCGCCGCCGAGACCGCGGTGGAGGCGGCGGCGGCCGACCTGCGCGGGATCGAGGCCCGCCTCGACCGCGCCCGCGAGGCCCGCGAGGGCGCGGCGGAGCGCTTCGGCGCCGAGCAGGGCCGCTACTACGCCCACGGGGCCGAGGTGGCCCGCCTCGAGCAGGGGCTCGCCCACCAGCGCGAACTCGCGGCGCGGCTTGCACGCGAGCTGGAGGAGGCGCGGTCCGCGCTCGCCGAGGCGCGCGGCCACATGGAGGCCGACCGCGCCCGCCTCGAGGCCCTGGGGGGCGAGATCGAGGCCGCGGTGCCTGCGGTGGAGGCCGCGCGGGCGCGGGCGGAGCAGGCCGCCGAGCGGCTGCGGGAGGCGGAGGCGCGGCTCGCCGCCTGGCGGCGGCGGCGGGAGGAGCAGCAGCAGGCCCTCCACGAGGCGCGGCGCGCCGCCGAGGTGGAGCGCACCCGGATCCAGCACCTGGACCGCGACCTGGAGCGGCTGGCCCGCCGCCAGGCCGCGGCCGAGGAGGAGCGCGCCGCCCTCGACGGCGGCCCGCTGCAGGCGGAGATCGCGCGGCTGACGGAGGAGGGGGCGAGGCTGCGGGAGGTGCTGGCGACGGCCGAGGCCCGCCTCGAGGAGAGCGGGCGCGGGCTTGCCGCGGCGCGGCGGCGCGGGGACGAGGCCGCCGAGGCGCTGCACCGGGCCCGCAGCGAGCTGCAGCGGCTGCGCGGCCGGCTGGCCTCGCTGGAGGCGCTGCAGCAGGCGGCGCTGGGTCGCGGGGACGGCGCCGTGCGGGGCTGGGTGGAGCGGGCGGGGCTCGCCGAGGCGCCGCGCCTGGCCGAGGCCCTGGAGGTGGATCCGGGCTGGGAGCAGGCGGTGGAGACGGTCCTCGGCCCCGCGCTGGAGGCGGTCTGCGTCGAGGCGGTGGAGCGCTTCGCCGAGGCCGCGGCGGCCCTCGAGGGGGGGCACCTGACCCTCGTGGAGCCGGCGGAGGCCGCAGCGGGTGGGGCGCGCGCGGGCCTCGAGCCCCTCGCCGCGCGCGTGCGCGGCGGGCATGCCGCGGAGCTCCTCGCGGGGATCCTCGCCGCCCCGGATCTTGCGACCGCGCTCGCCGCCCGGGCCGCGCTGGCGCCCGGCGAGTCGGTGGTCACCGCGGACGGGATCTGGCTCGGGCGCGGCTGGCTGCGGGTGGCGCGGGCGCGCGACGAGCGCAGCGGCGTGCTCGCCCGCGAGCGCGAGATCCGGAGCCTGCGCGCGGAGGTCTCGCAGGCCGAGGCGCGGGTGGCGGCGCTCGAGGGCGAGGTGGCCGAGGCCGCCGCTGCGGTGCGGACCCTGGAGGAGGCGCGCGAGGAGGCGGCGCGGGCGCGGCACGAGGCCCAGCGCGCGCTGGCGCGGGTGGAGGCGGAGCTCGGCGGGCGGCGGGCGCGGCTCGAGCACGTGGAGGGGCGCCGGGCGCGGCTGGAGGCGGAGCTCGCCGAGCTTGCGGCCCAGCGCGAGCGCGACGAGGTCGCGGTGCGCGAGGCCCGCGGGCGCCTGGAGGCGGCGCTGGGCCATCTCGCGACCCTGGAGGCGCAGCAGCGGGAGATCGAGGCGCAGCGGCGCGGGCTCGAGGAGGCCGTGGCAGAGGCGCGGGAGCGGGCGCGGGGCGAGCGCGAGCAGGCCCACGGCCTGGAGGTGCGGCTCGAGGCGCAGCGAGCCGAGGAGGCCTCGACCCGGCGCAACCTCGAGCGCGCCGAGGCGCGGGCGGGGCAGCTCGGGCAGCGCCAGGAGGCGCTGGAGGCGGCGCTGCGCGAGGCCGAGGCGCCCATCGAGGACCTGGCGCGGCGGCTGGAGGCGGCGCTCGCGGCGCGGGTCGAGGTGGAGCAGGCGCTGGGGCAGGCCCGGCAGGCCCTCGAGGCGGTGGAGGCGGAGATCCGCGAGCTGGAGTCGGCACGCGGCGAGGCGGAGCGGCGCCTGCAGGCGCGGCGCGACGCCGTCGCCGCGCTGCGGGCCGAGCGCGAGGGGCTGGCGGCGCGCCTGCAGGGGGTGGACGAGCAGCTCGCGCGGCTCGACGGCGTGGACCTGGAGGCGGAGGCCGCGGCGCTCGCGCCGCAGGAGGACGAGGCCGCCTGCGCCGAGGCCCTGACGGCGGTGGAGGAGCGCATCCGCCGCCTCGGCCCGGTCAACCTCGCCGCCATCGAGGAGCACGCCCAGCAGGAGGAGCGCAAGCGCTACCTCGACGCCCAGCACGAGGACCTCACCACCTCGCTGCAGACCCTGGAGGCGGCCATCCGCCGCATCGACCGCGAGACGCGGGAGCGCTTCCGCGACACCTTCGACCGCGTCAACGCCAGCCTCCAGGCCCTCTTCCCGCGGCTGTTCGGCGGCGGCCACGCCTACCTGCAGATGACCGGCGAGGACCTCCTGGACACGGGAGTGACGGTGATGGCGCGCCCGCCCGGCAAGCGCATCAGCAACATCCATCTCCTCTCCGGCGGGGAGAAGGCGCTCACCGCGGTGGCGCTGGTGTTCGCCATCTTCGAGCTCAACCCCTCGCCCTTCTGCATGCTCGACGAGGTGGACGCGCCCCTGGACGAGGCCAACGTCGGGCGCTACTGCGAGCTGGTGCGGGAGATGAGCGAGCGGGTCCAGTTCATCATCATCACCCACAACAAGACCACCATGGAGATCGCCGAGCAGCTCATCGGCGTGACCATGAACGAGCCCGGGGTGTCGCGGCTGGTGGCCGTGGACGTGGAGGACGCGGTCCAGATGGCGGCGGGGTGA
- a CDS encoding septation protein A has product MKLLVDFLPVLLFFAAYQLWDIYVATAAAIVAGALQVAWAWLRHGRVEPMPLVTLAVLVLFGGATLLLHDERFIKWKPTLVNWLFAAGFLASHFVGRRPLIQRLLAANIELPPPVWRRLSWMWIAFFAAMGVINLFVAYRFSTDVWVDFKLFGMLGLTLVFVLVQGLYLARHIAPEQHEEGSR; this is encoded by the coding sequence CCAGCTCTGGGACATCTACGTCGCCACCGCCGCCGCCATCGTCGCCGGCGCCCTCCAGGTGGCGTGGGCGTGGCTGCGCCATGGCCGCGTCGAGCCCATGCCGCTGGTCACCCTCGCGGTGCTGGTCCTCTTCGGCGGCGCCACCCTGCTCCTGCACGACGAGCGCTTCATCAAGTGGAAGCCGACGCTGGTCAACTGGCTCTTCGCCGCCGGGTTCCTCGCCAGCCACTTCGTCGGCCGCCGCCCGCTGATCCAGCGGCTGCTGGCCGCCAACATCGAGCTTCCGCCACCGGTGTGGCGGCGCCTGAGCTGGATGTGGATCGCCTTCTTCGCCGCCATGGGGGTGATCAACCTCTTCGTCGCCTACCGCTTCTCCACCGACGTCTGGGTCGACTTCAAGCTCTTCGGGATGCTGGGGCTGACCCTGGTCTTCGTCCTCGTCCAGGGCCTCTATCTCGCCCGCCACATCGCCCCCGAGCAGCACGAGGAGGGCAGCCGCTGA
- a CDS encoding cell division protein ZipA C-terminal FtsZ-binding domain-containing protein, producing MDELRLALLVAGIAVIGGVYLREWLARRRAAAARPRSEPVLAVEAPPAEGGEAPADAGPAGGDGPGAGAAQAEAGPRPAGWADLVVVHVRAREGAFEGPELARAFDELGLAWGAMEIFHHRDAEGRLLYSVANAREPGTFPEALTEGFRTPALTLFLTLPGHPDAAAGVEALLAAADRLAARLGGELRDRDRRPLDEAGRALLRARAAEAG from the coding sequence ATGGACGAGCTGCGCCTGGCCCTGCTGGTGGCGGGGATCGCCGTGATCGGCGGGGTCTATCTGCGCGAGTGGCTGGCGCGGCGCCGGGCGGCGGCGGCGCGCCCGCGCAGCGAGCCGGTGCTGGCGGTCGAGGCGCCGCCCGCGGAGGGCGGGGAGGCGCCGGCGGATGCCGGGCCGGCCGGCGGGGACGGCCCCGGTGCGGGCGCGGCGCAGGCCGAGGCGGGGCCGCGTCCGGCGGGCTGGGCCGACCTCGTGGTGGTGCACGTGCGCGCGCGCGAGGGCGCCTTCGAGGGGCCGGAGCTTGCCCGCGCCTTCGACGAGCTGGGCCTCGCCTGGGGCGCGATGGAGATCTTCCACCACCGCGACGCCGAGGGGCGGCTGCTCTACAGCGTCGCCAACGCCCGCGAGCCCGGCACCTTCCCCGAGGCGCTCACGGAGGGCTTCCGCACCCCGGCGCTGACGCTGTTCCTGACCCTGCCCGGGCACCCGGACGCGGCGGCAGGCGTGGAGGCCCTGCTCGCGGCGGCGGACCGGCTCGCGGCGCGGCTCGGGGGGGAGCTTCGCGACCGCGACCGCCGGCCGCTGGACGAGGCGGGGCGGGCGCTGCTGCGGGCGCGGGCCGCGGAGGCGGGCTGA
- a CDS encoding peptidylprolyl isomerase has translation MRPAALLLAAALAAPAAAPAAEDAEAVARVDGTEITVPMLDAYVRERTQGRAGYAQLPPAQRRQALDDLVNLVLLAAEARAQGLDRAPGTAARLFVREADTLARAMLARVIAASPVSEEALRRAYEERFAGRGETEYRLRHILVADEARAREALRRLDAGEDFAAVARALSLDPSGEQGGDLGWLSPAALEPALRAAVERLAPGGRTTEPVRTRFGLHIVRLEGRRTAPPPPFEAVRSRLAAELQTERLKAHVAELRSKARIEERGAGR, from the coding sequence ATGAGGCCGGCCGCCCTCCTCCTCGCCGCCGCCCTCGCCGCGCCCGCCGCCGCCCCCGCGGCCGAGGACGCCGAGGCGGTCGCCCGCGTCGACGGCACCGAGATCACCGTCCCCATGCTCGACGCCTACGTGCGCGAGCGCACCCAGGGCCGCGCGGGCTACGCCCAGCTCCCTCCGGCGCAGCGCCGCCAGGCCCTCGACGACCTCGTCAACCTCGTGCTCCTCGCCGCGGAGGCGCGCGCCCAGGGGCTCGACCGCGCCCCCGGGACCGCGGCGCGGCTCTTCGTGCGCGAGGCCGACACCCTCGCCCGCGCCATGCTCGCGCGGGTGATCGCCGCCTCGCCCGTGAGCGAGGAGGCGCTGCGCCGCGCCTACGAGGAGCGCTTCGCCGGGCGCGGCGAGACCGAGTACCGCCTGCGCCACATCCTCGTCGCCGACGAGGCGCGGGCCCGCGAGGCCCTGCGCCGGCTCGACGCGGGGGAGGACTTCGCCGCGGTGGCGCGCGCCCTCTCCCTGGATCCCAGCGGCGAGCAGGGCGGCGACCTCGGCTGGCTCTCGCCCGCCGCCCTCGAGCCGGCGCTGCGTGCCGCGGTGGAGCGGCTGGCGCCGGGGGGCCGCACCACCGAACCCGTGCGCACCCGCTTCGGCCTCCACATCGTCCGGCTCGAGGGACGCCGCACGGCCCCCCCGCCCCCCTTCGAGGCCGTGCGCAGCCGGCTCGCCGCCGAGCTTCAGACCGAGCGCCTCAAGGCCCACGTCGCGGAGCTGCGCAGCAAGGCGCGGATCGAGGAGCGCGGCGCCGGGCGCTGA